A DNA window from Myxocyprinus asiaticus isolate MX2 ecotype Aquarium Trade chromosome 45, UBuf_Myxa_2, whole genome shotgun sequence contains the following coding sequences:
- the LOC127434970 gene encoding dual specificity tyrosine-phosphorylation-regulated kinase 2-like, with protein sequence MLTKKPCAAAAAVYPTGKGGEICQLQSSPGLGIGGPRVGAGTEATSPVTLPPLRNSSSLTAGGNKHTMNDHLHVGNHQQIHVQQLFEENSNKRTVLTAQPNGLAPVGRVGLPMPEKQQESSQCRQGSSTSIKSTESKPKPAPLTPEQAMKQYMSKLTVFEHQEIFSYTEIYFIGPNAKKRQGVVGGSNNGGYDDDQGSYIHVPHDHIAYRYEVLKVIGKGSFGQVVKAYDHKNHQQVALKMVRNEKRFHRQAAEEIRILEHLCKQDKDSTMNVIHMLENFTFRNHICMTFELLSMNLYELIKKNKFQGFSLPLVRKFAHSILQCLDSLHKNRIIHCDLKPENILLKQQGRSGIKVIDFGSSCYEHQRVYTYIQSRFYRAPEVILGARYGMPIDMWSLGCILAELLTGYPLLPGEDEGDQLACVIELLGMPSQKLQDSSKRAKNFISSKGYPRYCTVTTLPDGSVVLNGGRSRRGKLRGPPGSRDWVTALKGCDDPLFLDFLKQCLEWDTSLRMTPSQALRHPWLRRRLPKPPTGEKTTVKRITEGTGAITSISKLPPTSGSATKLRTNLAQITDANGNIQQRTVLPKLVS encoded by the coding sequence GCTGGAGGCAATAAGCACACAATGAACGACCATCTGCACGTTGGAAATCACCAGCAGATCCACGTTCAACAGCTGTTTGAGGAGAACAGCAACAAACGGACAGTGTTGACTGCACAACCCAATGGGTTGGCTCCTGTGGGTAGGGTGGGTTTACCCATGCCTGAGAAGCAGCAAGAAAGCAGCCAATGTCGACAAGGCAGCTCAACCTCCATAAAATCAACTGAAAGCAAACCAAAGCCAGCACCCTTGACTCCTGAGCAGGCCATGAAACAGTACATGTCTAAATTGACAGTGTTTGAACACCAGGAGATCTTCAGCTACactgaaatatattttattggtccAAATGCAAAGAAACGACAAGGTGTAGTTGGTGGTTCAAACAATGGAGGTTATGATGACGATCAGGGCTCCTACATTCATGTACCCCATGACCATATAGCATATAGGTATGAGGTACTAAAGGTCATTGGTAAGGGCAGCTTTGGCCAGGTGGTGAAGGCCTATGACCATAAGAACCACCAGCAGGTGGCCCTGAAAATGGTCCGTAATGAGAAGCGATTCCACCGCCAAGCAGCCGAGGAAATTCGCATCCTTGAGCACTTATGCAAGCAGGATAAGGACTCCACTATGAATGTCATCCACATGCTGGAGAACTTTACATTCCGCAACCATATCTGCATGACGTTCGAGTTGCTCAGTATGAACCTTTATGAGCTCATCAAGAAAAACAAGTTTCAGGGCTTTAGTTTGCCACTAGTGCGCAAGTTTGCACACTCCATCTTGCAGTGTCTTGACTCCCTGCACAAGAACAGAATTATTCACTGCGACCTCAAGCCTGAGAATATCCTCCTGAAGCAGCAGGGGCGCAGCGGGATAAAAGTGATAGACTTTGGCTCCAGCTGCTATGAGCATCAGCGGGTCTACACTTACATCCAGTCACGATTCTACAGGGCCCCAGAGGTCATTCTTGGCGCTCGGTACGGAATGCCAATTGATATGTGGAGCTTAGGTTGTATCTTAGCGGAATTACTTACAGGGTACCCTCTCTTGCCTGGAGAAGATGAAGGGGACCAACTAGCATGTGTCATAGAGCTGCTGGGTATGCCCTCCCAGAAGCTACAGGATTCATCTAAGAGAGCCAAAAATTTTATCAGCTCTAAGGGATACCCCCGTTATTGCACAGTCACAACGTTACCTGATGGCTCGGTGGTATTAAATGGGGGAAGGTCACGCAGGGGCAAACTCAGAGGTCCACCAGGAAGCAGGGACTGGGTAACAGCACTTAAGGGCTGTGATGACCCGCTCTTCTTGGACTTTCTCAAACAGTGTCTAGAGTGGGACACATCCCTGCGTATGACCCCTAGTCAGGCCCTCCGCCACCCATGGCTCAGAAGACGCTTGCCAAAACCTCCCACTGGGGAGAAAACCACTGTAAAGCGGATCACTGAGGGTACTGGTGCTATTACGTCAATCTCCAAATTACCTCCCACTTCTGGCTCAGCCACAAAGTTAAGGACTAACCTGGCACAAATTACTGATGCAAATGGGAATATACAACAAAGGACAGTGTTGCCAAAATTAGTCAGTTGA